Proteins encoded within one genomic window of Jiangella mangrovi:
- a CDS encoding class I adenylate-forming enzyme family protein yields the protein MTTAAFDHLTLGAVLAHRAAADGDRPFLAYADPLEPAAARTWTYSDCAAGVAELAALLGELGVGPGDRVVLHLENAPAFVVALLAITGLGAVAVPTVAQYTADELGYVVEHSECAAVVTNLRHQGLAERVAAGASVPPPVVCGTTVTNGRRRARTTTTPLPDDPAGPPGRRTALIMYTSGTTGRPKGVMLSHAALLAAGATTRDQTALTPSDRSYCVLPLFHVNAMCFQLMPALLTGSQLVVGPVFSARAYWSVVAEHAVTVGNLTAGPLRILLAAPPGPGEREAAASMRLMMYALPLDGDEIRAVETRFGVAVSMGWGLTESAACGTRTPVHLDPRHDWQSIGTVSPGWDLRVVGDDGAEVAPGGVGELLIRGPSTMAGYFKDPAATAEVLDGGGWLRTGDLGRVDDGYVFFHDRRKDVIKVKGENVGAGEVERVLLEHPLVEECAAVGVPDPILGERLLAFVVLSAGAAVDDDALRDHCAERLASFKVPSRVVPVPEFPRTSIGKVRKAGLRDLARALA from the coding sequence ATGACGACGGCGGCGTTCGACCATCTCACGCTGGGCGCCGTTCTGGCGCACCGGGCCGCGGCCGACGGCGACCGGCCGTTCCTCGCCTACGCCGATCCGCTCGAGCCCGCGGCCGCCCGGACCTGGACCTACTCGGACTGCGCCGCCGGCGTGGCCGAGCTCGCGGCGCTCCTGGGCGAGCTCGGCGTCGGCCCCGGCGATCGCGTCGTGCTGCACCTCGAGAACGCGCCGGCGTTCGTCGTCGCGCTGCTGGCGATCACGGGGCTGGGGGCGGTCGCCGTCCCCACGGTGGCCCAGTACACCGCCGACGAGCTCGGCTACGTCGTCGAGCACAGCGAGTGCGCCGCCGTCGTCACGAATTTGCGGCACCAGGGCCTGGCCGAACGGGTGGCCGCCGGCGCGTCGGTCCCGCCGCCGGTCGTGTGCGGCACGACGGTGACCAACGGCCGACGCCGGGCTCGCACGACGACGACGCCGCTGCCGGACGATCCCGCCGGCCCGCCGGGGCGGCGCACCGCGCTGATCATGTACACGTCGGGCACCACGGGCCGGCCCAAGGGGGTCATGCTCTCGCACGCGGCGCTGCTGGCGGCCGGCGCGACGACCCGCGACCAGACCGCGCTGACACCGTCGGACCGCTCCTATTGCGTGCTGCCGCTGTTCCACGTCAACGCGATGTGCTTCCAGCTGATGCCGGCCCTGCTCACGGGCTCGCAGCTGGTGGTCGGGCCGGTGTTCAGCGCCCGCGCCTACTGGTCGGTGGTGGCGGAGCACGCGGTCACCGTAGGCAATCTCACGGCCGGGCCGCTGCGGATCCTGCTCGCCGCGCCCCCGGGACCGGGCGAGAGGGAGGCGGCGGCGTCGATGCGGCTGATGATGTACGCGCTGCCGCTCGACGGCGACGAGATCCGCGCCGTCGAGACTCGGTTCGGCGTGGCGGTGTCCATGGGCTGGGGGCTGACGGAGTCCGCCGCGTGCGGCACGCGCACCCCCGTCCACCTGGACCCGCGGCACGACTGGCAGTCGATCGGAACGGTGAGCCCCGGCTGGGACCTGCGGGTCGTGGGCGACGACGGGGCCGAGGTCGCGCCAGGCGGCGTCGGCGAGCTGCTGATCCGCGGCCCGTCGACCATGGCCGGCTACTTCAAGGACCCGGCGGCGACGGCCGAGGTGCTCGACGGCGGCGGCTGGCTGCGCACGGGCGACCTCGGCCGGGTCGACGACGGCTACGTGTTCTTCCACGACCGGCGCAAGGACGTCATCAAGGTCAAGGGCGAGAACGTCGGCGCCGGCGAGGTCGAACGGGTGCTGCTGGAGCATCCGCTGGTCGAGGAGTGTGCGGCGGTCGGCGTCCCCGACCCCATCCTCGGCGAGCGGCTGCTGGCCTTCGTCGTGCTGTCCGCCGGTGCCGCCGTCGACGACGACGCGCTGCGCGACCACTGCGCCGAGCGGCTGGCGTCGTTCAAGGTGCCGTCGCGGGTCGTGCCGGTGCCGGAGTTCCCGCGCACGTCCATCGGAAAGGTCCGCAAGGCCGGGCTGCGCGACCTCGCCCGGGCGCTCGCGTGA
- a CDS encoding pyridoxal-phosphate dependent enzyme, translating to MSGLGIGRFAADLPDAGEFVTLGEGDTPLVDLPVLARRLGLARLSAKMESQNPTGSYKDRVAALSVSLARQQGRNGWIASSSGNAGLAMAAYGARAGLRGFLCLVASAPVEKRLPVLPYGVELIGVDGVGDGSTAAAIDALVKQLRMASERYDLFLGITAHAFNPDGMRGIDTIGYELAEQAPDLSHLYVPAGGGGLLAAVTRGLRARGMRARTIACQPSGCAPIVAFLDGAIATPAIDRCESGISALQIPDPPDGDLAAQAVISTQGWGTAVGDDAILAAQRMLAEVEGLFVEPAAAATLAGLVADVERGRVAPDSRPVLVLSGAGWKDLGRIAAATSDLPVVAATEVAHHIGTWFDGRNGQSSS from the coding sequence GTGAGCGGGCTCGGAATCGGCCGGTTCGCGGCGGACCTGCCGGACGCCGGCGAGTTCGTGACCCTCGGCGAGGGCGACACCCCACTCGTGGACCTGCCCGTCCTGGCGCGACGGCTCGGCCTGGCCCGGCTCTCGGCCAAGATGGAGTCGCAGAACCCCACCGGCTCCTACAAGGACCGGGTGGCTGCGCTCTCGGTGTCGCTGGCGCGACAGCAAGGCAGGAACGGCTGGATCGCCTCGTCCTCGGGCAACGCCGGTCTCGCCATGGCCGCCTACGGTGCTCGGGCCGGGCTTCGTGGCTTCCTGTGCCTGGTCGCGTCGGCGCCGGTCGAGAAGCGACTCCCGGTGCTCCCGTACGGCGTCGAGCTCATCGGAGTCGACGGTGTGGGCGACGGCTCCACCGCCGCGGCGATCGACGCGCTGGTCAAGCAGTTGCGGATGGCCTCGGAACGGTACGACCTGTTCCTCGGCATCACGGCTCACGCCTTCAACCCCGACGGCATGCGCGGGATCGACACCATCGGCTACGAGCTGGCCGAACAAGCGCCCGATCTCAGCCACCTCTACGTGCCCGCCGGAGGGGGCGGGCTCCTGGCCGCGGTGACCCGAGGGCTGCGTGCGCGCGGGATGCGCGCGCGCACCATCGCCTGCCAGCCGTCGGGCTGCGCGCCGATCGTGGCTTTTCTCGACGGAGCCATCGCGACGCCGGCCATCGATCGTTGTGAGAGCGGGATCTCGGCCTTGCAGATCCCCGATCCGCCCGACGGCGACCTGGCCGCCCAGGCGGTGATCAGCACGCAGGGCTGGGGCACGGCGGTCGGCGACGACGCCATTCTGGCTGCTCAGCGCATGCTGGCCGAGGTCGAGGGCCTGTTCGTCGAGCCGGCCGCCGCGGCCACTCTGGCCGGCCTCGTCGCTGACGTCGAGCGAGGACGAGTGGCGCCGGACAGCCGGCCGGTGCTCGTCCTGTCCGGCGCGGGGTGGAAGGACCTCGGCCGGATCGCCGCCGCGACGAGCGACCTCCCGGTCGTCGCGGCCACCGAGGTCGCTCACCACATCGGTACCTGGTTCGACGGGCGGAACGGTCAGTCGAGTTCGTAG
- a CDS encoding M81 family metallopeptidase, with protein sequence MRLALLGLFHEANTFSPLQADRALFASGGVFRGGGIVDEYAGSSTTIGGYLAAAERLGVEVVPLTFAFVNPVGAVTEDAFEWLAGEMLDDLRREGPWDGVLLNLHGAAVAAHLDDADAELARRVRSVVGPDVPVGAVLDLHGNASPALVDALTVTLAYQTNPHVDAAVQGARCTELVVRAARREIAPVQVLVPLPLVVNIARQDTGEEPMASLVAAAERISARPGMLWAGVVEGFPYADVPHLGMSCLTLHDGDRLAAEWAAWELAEAVWNRRDDLQATGLTVDEALDLAEREPSGPVVLLDVGDNVGAGAPGDSTVILEAAVRRGQRSLVQTLWDPVAAATCVAAGVGAELSLSVGARHGHSAGAPVPVKGRVRVISDGRFEEPAPTHGGFRWFDMGPTAVLETADGPTLVLMSRQTMNTSRRQLTSLGLDPRSFRVVVAKGVNAPRAAYAPVASRLVVVDTDGITAMGLERFEYRRRRRPLYPFEPARFPVRPAEEPSR encoded by the coding sequence GTGCGGCTGGCCCTGCTCGGCCTGTTCCACGAGGCCAACACGTTCTCGCCGCTGCAGGCCGACCGGGCGCTCTTCGCCTCCGGCGGCGTCTTCCGCGGCGGGGGCATCGTCGACGAGTACGCGGGCTCGTCGACGACCATCGGCGGCTACCTCGCCGCGGCCGAGCGGCTCGGTGTCGAGGTCGTCCCGCTGACGTTCGCGTTCGTCAACCCGGTCGGGGCCGTCACCGAGGACGCCTTCGAGTGGCTCGCGGGCGAGATGCTCGACGACTTGCGGCGCGAGGGACCGTGGGACGGCGTGCTGCTCAACCTGCACGGCGCCGCCGTCGCCGCCCATCTCGACGACGCCGACGCGGAGCTGGCCCGGCGGGTGCGCTCGGTCGTCGGCCCCGACGTGCCGGTCGGGGCGGTGCTCGACCTGCACGGCAACGCCTCGCCGGCGCTGGTCGACGCGCTCACCGTCACGCTCGCCTACCAGACGAACCCGCACGTCGACGCGGCCGTGCAGGGAGCGCGTTGCACCGAGCTGGTGGTCCGGGCGGCGCGCCGAGAGATCGCGCCGGTCCAGGTGCTGGTGCCGCTGCCGCTGGTCGTGAACATCGCCCGCCAGGACACCGGCGAGGAGCCCATGGCCTCGCTCGTCGCCGCCGCGGAGCGGATCTCCGCGCGGCCCGGCATGCTCTGGGCCGGCGTGGTCGAGGGCTTCCCGTACGCCGACGTGCCGCACCTCGGGATGTCCTGCCTGACGCTGCACGACGGCGACCGCCTGGCGGCCGAGTGGGCGGCCTGGGAGCTCGCCGAAGCGGTGTGGAACCGTCGTGACGACCTGCAGGCCACCGGACTCACCGTCGATGAGGCCCTCGACCTGGCCGAGCGCGAGCCGAGCGGGCCTGTCGTCCTGCTCGACGTCGGCGACAACGTCGGCGCGGGCGCCCCCGGAGACTCCACCGTGATCCTCGAGGCCGCGGTACGCCGCGGCCAGCGCTCGCTGGTCCAGACGCTCTGGGATCCCGTCGCCGCCGCGACCTGTGTCGCCGCCGGCGTGGGCGCCGAGCTGAGCCTCAGTGTCGGCGCGCGGCACGGCCACTCCGCCGGCGCGCCGGTCCCGGTGAAGGGCCGGGTCCGGGTCATCTCCGACGGACGGTTCGAGGAGCCGGCGCCGACGCACGGCGGGTTCCGCTGGTTCGACATGGGCCCGACCGCCGTCCTCGAGACCGCCGACGGGCCCACTCTCGTCCTGATGTCGCGGCAGACCATGAACACCAGCCGGCGCCAGCTCACGTCCCTGGGCCTCGACCCGAGGTCGTTCCGGGTGGTCGTCGCCAAGGGCGTCAACGCCCCGCGGGCCGCCTATGCGCCCGTCGCCAGCCGGCTGGTCGTCGTCGACACCGACGGCATCACGGCCATGGGCCTGGAACGCTTCGAGTACCGGCGCCGGCGCCGCCCGCTCTACCCGTTCGAGCCAGCGCGGTTCCCCGTCCGGCCGGCGGAGGAGCCGAGCCGATGA
- a CDS encoding aspartate aminotransferase family protein, protein MSTDARPHVRSHELHQRASRCTPGGVHSNVRLPGPRIFFERADGAWLRSVDGHDYVDYLLGQGPNFLGHAPAAVLAAVNDACQDGVIFGGQHEIEVQAAELVCETLGWPDMVRFGVSGTEAVQAAFRLARAVTGRTKIIRFEGHYHGWLDNVLMAPDGDGWGTASAGQLASHLDDVVVLPWNDADRLADALASGGDQVAAVIMEPVMINAGVIEPLPGYLERVRELCTLHGVVLIFDEVLSGFRLGLGGAAGRYGVAPDLATYAKALAAGWPVAALAGRADLMERFGTGEVNHSGTFNGSVVATAAVKASLERLRDDPPYAAIEEHGTALMAGIRELGETHGVPLRAAGLAAAFHVSFGDADVVDYRSLQRLDLARYEQFADKLIDNGVWVAPRGVWYVSACHGPAELDAALTRFGKTLAEWL, encoded by the coding sequence ATGAGCACAGATGCTCGACCACACGTCCGTTCCCACGAGCTCCACCAGCGGGCCAGCCGCTGCACGCCCGGGGGCGTCCACTCCAACGTACGGCTGCCCGGCCCGCGGATCTTCTTCGAGCGGGCCGACGGCGCCTGGCTGCGAAGCGTCGACGGACACGACTATGTCGACTACCTGCTGGGCCAGGGCCCGAACTTCCTGGGCCACGCGCCCGCCGCGGTCCTCGCGGCGGTCAATGACGCGTGCCAGGACGGGGTGATCTTCGGCGGCCAGCACGAGATCGAGGTGCAGGCGGCCGAGCTGGTCTGCGAGACGCTCGGCTGGCCCGACATGGTGCGCTTCGGCGTCTCCGGCACCGAGGCGGTCCAGGCGGCGTTCCGGCTGGCCCGCGCGGTCACGGGCCGCACGAAGATCATCCGGTTCGAGGGGCACTACCACGGCTGGCTCGACAACGTGCTCATGGCGCCCGACGGCGACGGCTGGGGCACCGCGAGCGCGGGCCAGCTCGCCAGTCACCTCGACGACGTCGTGGTGCTGCCGTGGAACGACGCCGACCGGCTCGCCGACGCGCTGGCCTCCGGTGGCGACCAGGTGGCGGCCGTCATCATGGAACCGGTCATGATCAACGCCGGTGTCATCGAGCCGCTGCCCGGCTACCTCGAGCGCGTGCGCGAGCTGTGCACGCTGCACGGCGTCGTCCTGATCTTCGACGAGGTGCTGTCGGGGTTCCGGCTCGGGCTGGGCGGCGCCGCCGGCCGGTACGGCGTGGCGCCCGACCTCGCGACGTACGCCAAGGCGCTGGCCGCCGGCTGGCCGGTGGCGGCGCTGGCCGGGCGGGCGGACCTGATGGAGCGGTTCGGCACCGGCGAGGTCAACCACTCCGGCACCTTCAACGGCTCCGTCGTGGCGACGGCGGCGGTCAAGGCCAGCCTCGAGCGGCTGCGCGACGACCCGCCGTACGCCGCCATCGAGGAGCACGGCACCGCGCTCATGGCCGGCATCCGCGAGCTCGGCGAGACCCACGGCGTCCCGCTGCGGGCGGCCGGGCTGGCGGCGGCGTTCCACGTCTCGTTCGGCGACGCCGACGTCGTCGACTACCGGTCCCTGCAGCGGCTCGACCTCGCCCGGTACGAGCAGTTCGCCGACAAGCTGATCGACAACGGCGTCTGGGTGGCGCCGCGCGGGGTCTGGTACGTCTCGGCCTGCCACGGGCCGGCCGAGTTGGACGCCGCGCTGACGCGGTTCGGCAAGACCCTGGCGGAGTGGCTGTGA
- a CDS encoding SMP-30/gluconolactonase/LRE family protein, producing the protein MVNTIQPRLLVHCRADVGEGPVYDPTSGTLYWVDIPAGHLWRWDRTSRDVAYREIGEPLGSVALIDGGGFLLAGRRGVLVLAGWNDLPVLWQPVEPHRATQFNDGKCAPDGRFVAGTAAHDPRFTGALYRVDPDGSTTPLFEGIGMSNGLDWSPDGRWFYHVDTIAQTVHRYRWDACAGVPSDPEPFIEVPSGDGLPDGLTVDSEGCLWLAVWGAGEVRRYAPDGRLLGAVAVPTPNVSSCAFGGPHRNELYITTAAQAAPQHGRQGRLAGDVFVVTTPIRGQRRTPFPRHGIPAELLEHHPYELD; encoded by the coding sequence ATGGTGAACACGATTCAGCCGCGCCTGCTGGTTCACTGCCGTGCGGACGTCGGCGAGGGCCCCGTCTACGACCCCACGTCCGGCACGCTCTACTGGGTCGACATCCCCGCCGGTCACCTGTGGCGCTGGGACCGCACCAGCCGCGACGTCGCGTACCGCGAGATCGGTGAGCCGCTGGGCAGTGTGGCGCTCATCGACGGCGGCGGGTTCCTGCTCGCCGGACGGCGCGGCGTCCTGGTGCTGGCCGGCTGGAACGACCTCCCCGTCCTCTGGCAGCCGGTCGAGCCGCACCGCGCCACCCAGTTCAACGACGGCAAGTGCGCCCCCGACGGCCGGTTCGTCGCCGGCACCGCGGCCCACGACCCGCGTTTCACCGGCGCCCTCTACCGCGTCGACCCCGACGGCAGCACCACGCCGTTGTTCGAGGGCATCGGCATGTCCAACGGCCTCGACTGGAGCCCCGACGGCCGCTGGTTCTACCACGTCGACACCATCGCGCAGACCGTCCACCGGTACCGCTGGGACGCCTGCGCGGGCGTGCCGTCTGACCCCGAGCCGTTCATCGAGGTCCCGTCGGGCGACGGCCTCCCCGACGGCCTCACCGTCGACAGCGAGGGCTGCCTCTGGCTGGCCGTCTGGGGCGCCGGCGAGGTCCGCCGCTACGCCCCCGACGGCCGCCTCCTGGGCGCCGTCGCCGTCCCCACCCCCAACGTCTCGAGCTGCGCGTTCGGCGGCCCGCACCGCAACGAGCTCTACATCACGACGGCGGCGCAGGCGGCCCCTCAGCACGGCCGCCAGGGCCGCCTCGCCGGCGACGTCTTCGTCGTCACCACGCCCATCCGCGGCCAGCGCCGCACCCCCTTCCCGCGGCACGGCATCCCGGCGGAACTGCTCGAGCACCACCCCTACGAACTCGACTGA
- a CDS encoding alpha-ketoacid dehydrogenase subunit alpha/beta — translation MRRIRRFEERAGQLYRDTEVPGFLHLSIGQEATAVGACWPLRATDAITSTHRGHGHCLAKGMPPAPMFAELMGRDAGTCHGRGGSMHIADPALGVYGANGIVGAGLPIAGGVATAFRLTGNDGVVVAFFGDGAVAQGMFHEAVNLAAVWDLPVIFCCENNHYAEFSRAADQHRAGLADRAGGYGIEYAHVDGNDVVAVAEVMAKLVEGRRRGGGPVLLEADTYRWQGHYEGDPQRYRDAGEVDEWRRRDPLTVARDRLLALGVGSAAVAVVDTEVDAEIEEAIEFARAAPEPSPSSLGEYVVAPSVAAVSETVPVAEAGTGAGGERYRVMDAVRDALDRELAEDPDVFVAGIDVGAGGNVFGLTRGLAETYPERVRDTPISETAIAGLAVGAAMAGLRPVVEIMYMDFLGVCFDQLLNQAAKLRYMTGGRAPMSLVLRTQFGAGRSSGSQHSQSLEALLAHIPGLTVVMPSTPADTYGLLRAAIRDPNPVVFVEHRHLYGFRGVKPPPTHLVPLGRAVVRRPGTDVTVVSWSRMVHEALAAADAVAAEGISVEVVDLRTIVPLDRATVLESLARTNRLVIAHEAVRDFGVGAELAALAVDEGFWHLDAPVVRVAPPPTPVPYAPALERAWLPGAEAIADAVRRLVRT, via the coding sequence ATGCGCCGCATCCGGCGGTTCGAGGAACGGGCCGGGCAGCTCTATCGCGACACCGAGGTGCCGGGGTTCCTGCACCTGTCCATCGGGCAGGAGGCCACCGCCGTCGGCGCCTGCTGGCCCCTGCGCGCCACCGACGCGATCACCTCGACGCACCGCGGGCACGGGCACTGCCTGGCCAAGGGGATGCCCCCGGCGCCGATGTTCGCCGAGCTCATGGGGCGCGACGCCGGCACCTGCCACGGGCGCGGCGGGTCCATGCACATCGCCGACCCCGCGCTCGGCGTCTACGGTGCCAACGGCATCGTCGGCGCCGGACTGCCGATCGCCGGGGGCGTGGCCACGGCGTTCCGCCTCACCGGGAACGACGGCGTGGTCGTGGCGTTCTTCGGCGACGGCGCCGTGGCGCAGGGGATGTTCCACGAGGCCGTCAACCTGGCCGCCGTCTGGGACCTGCCGGTGATCTTCTGCTGCGAGAACAACCACTATGCCGAGTTCTCGCGGGCCGCCGACCAGCACCGGGCCGGACTGGCCGACCGGGCGGGCGGCTACGGCATCGAGTACGCGCATGTCGACGGCAACGACGTCGTCGCCGTCGCCGAGGTCATGGCGAAACTGGTGGAGGGGCGCCGGCGGGGCGGCGGCCCCGTGCTGCTCGAGGCCGACACCTATCGCTGGCAGGGCCACTACGAGGGCGACCCGCAGCGCTATCGCGACGCCGGCGAGGTGGACGAGTGGCGCCGGCGCGACCCGCTCACCGTCGCCCGCGACCGGCTGCTCGCGCTCGGCGTCGGGTCCGCAGCCGTCGCCGTCGTCGACACCGAGGTCGACGCCGAGATCGAGGAGGCCATCGAGTTCGCCCGGGCGGCGCCGGAGCCGTCACCGTCGTCGCTGGGGGAGTATGTCGTGGCGCCGTCGGTCGCGGCGGTGTCCGAGACCGTTCCGGTCGCTGAGGCGGGGACGGGGGCGGGGGGCGAGCGGTACCGGGTGATGGACGCCGTCCGCGACGCCCTGGACCGCGAGCTGGCCGAGGACCCGGACGTCTTCGTCGCCGGCATCGACGTGGGCGCCGGCGGCAACGTCTTCGGGCTGACCCGCGGGCTGGCCGAGACGTACCCGGAGCGGGTGCGCGACACCCCGATCAGTGAGACGGCGATCGCCGGGCTCGCCGTCGGAGCCGCGATGGCCGGGCTGCGGCCGGTCGTCGAGATCATGTACATGGACTTCCTGGGCGTCTGCTTCGACCAGCTGCTCAACCAGGCGGCGAAACTGCGGTACATGACCGGCGGGCGAGCCCCGATGTCGCTCGTGCTGCGCACCCAGTTCGGCGCCGGGCGGTCCTCGGGCAGCCAGCACTCGCAGAGCCTCGAGGCGCTGCTCGCGCACATCCCCGGGCTCACCGTCGTCATGCCCTCGACGCCGGCCGACACCTACGGACTGCTCCGCGCCGCGATCCGCGACCCGAATCCGGTCGTGTTCGTGGAGCACCGGCACCTGTACGGGTTCCGCGGAGTGAAACCACCGCCGACTCATCTGGTGCCGCTCGGGCGCGCGGTCGTGCGGCGGCCGGGGACCGACGTCACGGTGGTGTCGTGGTCGCGGATGGTGCACGAGGCGCTGGCCGCCGCTGACGCCGTCGCCGCCGAGGGGATCTCGGTCGAGGTGGTGGACCTGCGGACCATCGTGCCGCTGGACCGCGCGACGGTGCTCGAGTCTCTGGCCCGTACGAATCGCCTGGTCATCGCCCATGAGGCGGTCCGCGACTTCGGGGTGGGGGCCGAGCTCGCCGCCCTCGCCGTCGACGAGGGGTTCTGGCACCTCGACGCCCCCGTCGTCCGTGTCGCCCCGCCGCCCACGCCGGTGCCGTACGCGCCGGCGCTCGAGCGGGCCTGGCTGCCCGGCGCCGAGGCCATCGCCGACGCCGTCCGCCGCCTCGTCCGCACCTGA
- a CDS encoding succinylglutamate desuccinylase/aspartoacylase family protein, translating into MGEVAMERADQASNEQTALAGGAVLTTVRGGPGPTVALLGGVHGDEDEGVLAVLRVVRELAGAPLAGTVRAVARAHAAAWAAGSRTGPLDGGNLARCFPGDPKTGPTAGVAASITESVIDGADVLIDLHSAGVAYRMPLFCGFIRDAGDAEGSSRAATAFGAPLIWAHSGAPPGRSLSVAADLGIPAVYAECGGGGGIRGEHLDAYTRGVLGVLAEFGLLPPSWRPPEPAATTWVYDGGGDLDAGVLAAHDGFFVSAVDAGERVTPGAEIGRLHGYDGALLETVTAPAAGMVMFLRRRARTRAGDVLFALAGLDDGGLGDGAGA; encoded by the coding sequence ATGGGCGAGGTGGCGATGGAGCGAGCTGATCAGGCGTCGAACGAGCAGACGGCGCTGGCGGGCGGGGCGGTGCTGACGACGGTCCGCGGTGGCCCCGGGCCGACGGTCGCGCTGCTCGGCGGGGTGCACGGTGACGAGGACGAGGGGGTCCTCGCGGTGCTCCGGGTCGTGCGCGAGCTGGCCGGCGCGCCGCTGGCCGGGACGGTGCGGGCGGTCGCGCGCGCCCACGCGGCGGCCTGGGCGGCGGGCAGCCGGACCGGTCCGCTCGACGGCGGCAACCTCGCGCGCTGCTTTCCCGGCGATCCGAAGACCGGCCCCACGGCCGGGGTCGCGGCGTCGATCACCGAGTCGGTCATCGACGGCGCCGACGTCCTGATCGACCTGCACTCGGCCGGCGTGGCGTACCGCATGCCGCTGTTCTGCGGGTTCATCCGTGACGCGGGCGACGCCGAGGGGTCGAGCCGGGCGGCGACCGCGTTCGGGGCGCCGCTGATCTGGGCGCACTCGGGAGCGCCGCCGGGACGGAGCCTGTCCGTGGCGGCCGACCTCGGCATCCCGGCGGTCTACGCCGAGTGCGGGGGCGGCGGCGGCATCCGCGGCGAGCACCTGGACGCCTACACCCGCGGCGTCCTGGGGGTCCTCGCGGAGTTCGGGCTGCTCCCGCCGTCGTGGCGGCCGCCTGAACCCGCCGCGACGACCTGGGTCTACGACGGCGGCGGCGACCTCGACGCCGGGGTGCTCGCGGCCCACGACGGGTTCTTCGTCAGCGCGGTCGACGCCGGCGAGCGGGTGACTCCGGGAGCGGAGATCGGCCGCCTCCACGGCTACGACGGCGCCCTGCTCGAGACCGTGACGGCGCCGGCGGCGGGCATGGTGATGTTCCTGCGCCGCCGGGCCCGCACCCGCGCCGGTGACGTGCTCTTCGCGCTGGCCGGCCTCGACGACGGCGGCCTCGGCGACGGGGCGGGCGCGTGA
- a CDS encoding IclR family transcriptional regulator, with product MPRRRPAGRNPEDLDHESTSEAGDEHLDIHDAPDPATATPEQARKYNNRSVERVVSMLNVLQESTEPMSLVEIHRSIRMAKATAFRYLWTLEKHRYVERDASGRYRLGLGFVGMQSRDLEVLQDRARPWLERLRDETDETTNLGVLDGVAVRYVEVAESPRTVRMVSVRGSRDPLYCTALGKAIAAQLPAGQVVELLEQVDLKPRTGHTITSIDRFLAELDKVRRQGYAVDDGENEDDGRCVAVAILGSRLPAALSVSAPSVRFAMEEVPVVAARLAEVAAHLAGEPGAYRTDRTTGG from the coding sequence ATGCCACGCAGACGGCCCGCAGGCCGCAACCCCGAGGACCTCGACCACGAGTCCACGTCAGAGGCCGGCGACGAGCATCTCGACATCCACGATGCGCCCGACCCGGCCACTGCGACACCCGAACAAGCCCGCAAATACAACAACCGGTCCGTCGAACGGGTCGTGTCCATGCTCAACGTGCTCCAGGAGTCGACCGAGCCCATGTCGCTCGTCGAGATCCACCGGTCCATCCGCATGGCCAAGGCCACCGCGTTCCGCTACCTCTGGACGCTCGAGAAACACCGATACGTCGAGCGCGACGCCAGCGGCCGCTACCGCCTCGGTCTCGGCTTCGTCGGCATGCAGTCGCGCGACCTCGAGGTCCTGCAGGACCGCGCCCGCCCCTGGCTGGAGCGGCTGCGCGACGAGACCGACGAGACCACCAACCTGGGTGTGCTGGACGGCGTCGCGGTCCGCTACGTCGAGGTCGCCGAGAGCCCACGCACGGTGCGCATGGTGAGCGTGCGCGGGAGCCGCGACCCGCTCTACTGCACCGCTCTGGGCAAGGCCATCGCCGCTCAACTGCCCGCGGGCCAGGTCGTCGAGCTGCTCGAGCAGGTCGACCTCAAGCCCCGCACCGGCCACACCATCACGTCCATCGACAGGTTCCTCGCCGAGCTCGACAAAGTCCGACGCCAGGGATACGCCGTCGACGACGGCGAGAACGAGGACGACGGACGCTGCGTCGCCGTCGCGATCCTCGGCTCCCGGCTGCCCGCGGCGCTGAGCGTCAGCGCGCCTTCCGTGCGGTTCGCCATGGAGGAGGTCCCCGTGGTCGCCGCCCGGCTGGCCGAGGTCGCCGCGCACCTGGCCGGCGAGCCCGGCGCCTACCGCACCGACCGAACGACAGGAGGCTGA
- a CDS encoding Rid family hydrolase, translated as MTATSPDTAPFSAYVQAGPFVFVSGQASVDEAGRLVPGTFEEQMRRSIENVRRVLALAGLDLRHVVRTGCYVHDPADAPEFNRIYLEYFPPPRPARTTLTGCLTEQVRFEIDVVAFAGDGEG; from the coding sequence GTGACGGCGACCTCTCCCGACACCGCGCCGTTCTCGGCCTACGTCCAGGCCGGTCCGTTCGTCTTCGTGTCCGGCCAGGCGTCGGTCGACGAGGCCGGCCGGCTGGTGCCGGGCACCTTCGAGGAGCAGATGCGCCGCTCGATCGAGAACGTCCGGCGCGTGCTGGCGCTGGCCGGACTGGACCTGCGCCACGTCGTGCGGACCGGGTGCTATGTCCACGACCCCGCCGACGCGCCGGAGTTCAACCGCATCTACCTCGAGTACTTCCCCCCGCCGCGCCCGGCCCGCACGACGCTGACCGGCTGCCTCACCGAGCAGGTCCGGTTCGAGATCGACGTCGTCGCGTTCGCCGGCGACGGGGAGGGCTGA